In Rosa chinensis cultivar Old Blush chromosome 1, RchiOBHm-V2, whole genome shotgun sequence, a genomic segment contains:
- the LOC112197237 gene encoding protease 2 — MLHQVKPLRPHLRHLRLAHFKALKPPESPPKPPNPPQKPETFTLHDHTWQDPYSWMSKLNDKVAMRHMDMYMEQEDKYTEAVMYGTDRLQSKLQSEMASRLSFDLSTPPLKFGPWLYYRRVEEGKQFPVLCRRLASLHDEFISHKSPSAGFDFTSGKRIEQKLIDYNQEAQRFGGYAYEELSEVSPDHRFIAYTMYDKDKDLFRLSVRNLNSGALCSKPQAERVSNLAWAKDGQALLYVVTDQNKRPYRMYCSMIGSTDEDVLVFEESDNNVFVNIRHTKDFRFVTVNTFSTASSKVFLINAADPLSGLNLVWQCEGIAHCVLEHHQGYLFLFTDAAKGGQSVDNHYLLRSPVDSSSSPRIWEDVFVSDPDWVFEDVDFSHTHLVLNIREGRNFRLCSVALPLPAGKGPVHLKELHPQFLPLPKYVSQISPGPNYDYHSSKMRFTISSPVMPDAVVDYDLSNGNWKIIQQQNILHERTKVLYGTASSASISEKTLNTDNLNSANEVSSDDQQLWNDLSEFYACEQHNVSSYDGVLVPLTVVYSCKNKKEDQNPGLLHVHGAYGELLDKRWRSELKSLLDRGWMVAYADVRGGGGGGKKWHHDGRCTKKINSIKDFIACANFLVDKEIVHGKKLAASGYSAGGLVVASAINQCPHLFTAAVLKVPFLDATSTLLYPIIPLTAVDYEEFGYPGDINDFHAIRDYSPYDNIQKDVLYPAVLISSSFNTRFGVWEAAKWVARVRELTVYDPKRPILLNLTTDIVEENRYLQCKESALETAFLIKAMES; from the exons ATGCTCCACCAGGTAAAACCCCTCCGCCCCCATCTCCGCCATCTACGGTTGGCCCACTTCAAGGCCCTAAAGCCGCCGGAATCCCCTCCAAAGCCGCCAAACCCTCCCCAGAAGCCCGAAACCTTCACCCTCCACGACCACACGTGGCAGGACCCCTACAGCTGGATGTCCAAGCTCAACGACAAGGTCGCCATGCGACACATGGACATGTACATGGAACAGGAAGACAAGTACACCGAAGCTGTCATGTACGGCACCGACCGCCTCCAGAGCAAGCTCCAGTCCGAGATGGCCTCCCGCTTATCCTTCGACCTCTCCACTCCTCCCCTCAAATTCGGACCATG GTTGTACTACCGGCGCGTGGAGGAAGGTAAGCAGTTTCCGGTGCTGTGTCGTCGACTCGCGAGTTTACACGACGAGTTCATTTCTCATAAGTCGCCTTCTGCTGGGTTTGATTTTACTTCCGGGAAGAGAATTGAGCAGAAGCTGATTGATTACAATCAAGAAGCTCAAAGATTTGGAG GTTATGCATATGAAGAATTATCGGAAGTTTCGCCGGATCATCGGTTTATTGCTTATACAATGTATGATAAAGACAAGGACTTGTTTAGGTTGTCTGTTAGGAACTTGAATTCTGGTGCATTGTGTAGTAAGCCTCAAGCGGAGCGTGTTTCGAATTTGGCTTGGGCCAAAGACGGGCAGGCATTGCTTTATGTTGTTACCGATCAGAACAAGCGGCCATATAG GATGTATTGTAGCATGATTGGATCGACTGATGAGGAcgttttggtttttgaagaaTCGGATAATAATGTGTTTGTCAACATTAGACACACGAAAGATTTCCGGTTTGTGACTGTAAATACCTTCTCTACTGCGTCTTCCAAG GTCTTTTTGATAAATGCAGCTGATCCATTGTCGGGGTTGAACTTAGTTTGGCAGTGTGAAGGTATAGCGCATTGCGTACTTGAGCATCACCAAGGATATCTTTTTCTGTTTACAGATGCTGCCAAAGGAGGGCAGTCAGTTGATAACCATTATCTCCTTCGTAGTCCTGTGGATTCTTCAAGCAGTCCAAGAATATGGGAG GATGTATTCGTCAGTGACCCAGACTGGGTTTTTGAGGATGTGGATTTCAGTCATACACACTTGGTACTTAATATAAGGGAAGGGCGAAACTTTAGACTTTGTTCTGTTGCTTTACCTTTGCCTGCTGGGAAG GGACCAGTTCATCTAAAAGAGCTTCACCCACAATTCTTGCCTCTTCCAAAATATGTTTCGCAAATTTCACCTGGACCAAATTATGACTACCATTCATCAAAGATGCGCTTTACAATATCGTCACCTGTG ATGCCAGATGCTGTGGTTGATTATGACCTGTCAAATGGAAACTGGAAGATCATTCAACAGCAGAATATTCTTCATGAAAGAACAAAGGTTTTGTATGGAACAGCTTCTTCAGCAAGCATCAGCGAGAAAACCTTAAATACAGATAATTTGAATTCTGCAAATGAAGTCAGCTCTGATGATCAGCAGTTGTGGAATGATCTTTCTGAGTTTTATGCTTGTGAACAGCATAATGTCTCTTCTTATGACGGAGTCTTGGTTCCATTGACTGTTGTATACtcttgcaaaaacaagaaagaggATCAGAACCCTGGATTGCTTCATGTGCATGGAGCTTATGGTGAGCTACTCGATAAAAGGTGGCGCAGTGAGTTGAAAAGCCTTCTTGATCGTGGTTGGATGGTTGCCTATGCTGATGTTAG AGGTGGAGGCGGTGGAGGTAAGAAGTGGCATCATGATGGAAGATGTACAAAGAAGATTAATTCCATCAAGGATTTTATAGCCTGTGCCAATTTCCTTGTTGACAAAGAAATTGTCCATGGAAAAAAGCTCGCTGCTTCAGGTTATAGTGCTGGAGGACTTGTAGTTGCTTCAGCCATCAATCAATGCCCACATTTGTTTACTGCTGCAGTTTTGAAG GTTCCATTTTTAGATGCAACGAGCACTCTTCTCTATCCCATTATACCGCTCACAGCTGTTGACTATGAAGAGTTTGGATACCCTGGGGACATTAATGATTTTCATGCTATACGTGACTATTCTCCATACGACAATATTCAGAAGGATGTTCTCTATCCAGCTGTATTGATATCCTCGTCTTTCAATACACG TTTTGGAGTGTGGGAAGCTGCAAAATGGGTTGCACGAGTTCGTGAACTTACAGTTTACGACCCAAAGCGTCCAATACTGCTTAATTTGACAACAGACATAGTAGAGGAAAACAGGTACCTCCAGTGCAAGGAATCGGCACTAGAGACTGCATTTCTTATAAAGGCAATGGAATCGTAG